In a genomic window of Erigeron canadensis isolate Cc75 chromosome 5, C_canadensis_v1, whole genome shotgun sequence:
- the LOC122602134 gene encoding zinc finger protein CONSTANS-LIKE 5: MSSDLCEFDGSFFTDPFSLLSDTSSIDILKAFQENSYNLNPLSSSTLTHENLDTPFDELDQITCTTSTTLLSSSPPSHQLENLSLYQMGNSLNSIALSPLEVKAEESQLPVYDYLVNNDSFLPHSYDGSKNAMKMMQRSYSSKSFDRRPNGFPFQAKFDSLIESSNYDSKVLKSNDHDFSANHMRRVCSTGDLQSLKTNQTYQKLSSSPLATEGSFMEEANFKVGRYSQEERKERILRYKAKRTQRNFNKTIKYACRKTLADSRPRIRGRFARNDEPEEKPKSLTFQRYDDEDDEFWMDGLQEEYGDERIPTGQFFSTYIPNTQFHQFTYFPK; encoded by the exons ATGTCTTCTGATTTGTGCGAATTTGACGGGTCTTTCTTCACTGATCCATTCTCTCTATTGAGTGACACTTCCTCTATAGACATCctcaaagcatttcaagaaaatagTTACAATTTAAACCCTTTATCATCATCTACTTTGACCCATGAAAATCTTGACACCCCatttgatgaacttgatcagattacGTGCACCACCTCGACCACCCTTCTATCTTCCTCCCCACCAAGTCATCAACTTGAAAATCTATCCTTATACCAAATGGGCAATTCACTAAACTCCATAGCTTTGTCTCCTCTTGAGGTCAAAGCAGAAGAAAGTCAACTACCTGTTTATGATTACCTTGTCAACAATGATTCTTTCTTGCCTCATAGCTATGATGGAAGTAAGAATGCAATGAAGATGATGCAGAGGAGCTACAGTAGTAAATCTTTTGATAGAAGACCAAATGGTTTCccttttcaagcaaaatttgATAGCTTGATTGAGTCCTCAAATTATGATTCTAAAGTCCTGAAATCAAATGATCATGACTTCTCTGCTAACCATATGAGAAGGGTTTGCAGCACTGGTGATTTACAG AGCTTGAAAACCAACCAAACATATCAAAAGTTGTCGTCAAGTCCATTAGCAACGGAAGGATCATTCATGGAGGAAGCAAATTTCAAGGTGGGGCGTTACAGTCAAGAAGAAAGGAAAGAGAGAATCTTGAGGTACAAGGCAAAAAGGACACAAAGAAATTTCAACAAGACCATCAAG TATGCATGTAGAAAAACTCTAGCTGATAGCCGGCCTAGAATACGTGGGAGATTTGCACGTAACGATGAGCCTGAAGAGAAACCTAAATCGTTAACTTTCCAACGATATGATGATGAAGACGATGAATTTTGG ATGGATGGGTTGCAAGAAGAATATGGTGATGAGAGAATACCAACAGGGCAATTTTTCAGCACTTACATCCCTAACACCCAATTTCACCAATTTACCTATTTTCCCAAATAA
- the LOC122599485 gene encoding beta-adaptin-like protein B, protein MSGHDSKYFSTTKKGEIPELKEELNSQYKDKRKDAVKKVIAAMTVGKDVSSLFTDVLNCMQTENLELKKLVYLYLINYAKSQPDLAILAVNTFVKDTQDPNPLIRALAVRTMGCIRVDKITEYLCDPLERCLKDDDPYVRKTAAICVAKLYDINAELVEDRGFLDALKDLISDNNPMVVANAVAALAEIQDNSSKPIFEITSNTLTKLLTALNECTEWGQVFILDALSKYKAADAREAENIVERVTPRLQHANSAVVLSAVKMILQQMELITSPDVIRNLCKKMAPPLVTLLSAEPEIQYVALRNINLIVQRRPTILAHEIKVFFCKYNDPIYVKMEKLEIMIKLASDRNIDQVLLEFKEYATEVDVDFVRKAVRAIGRCAIKLERAAERCISVLLELIKIKVNYVVQEAIIVIKDIFRRYPNTYESIIATLCESLDTLDEPEAKASMIWIIGEYAERIDNADELLESFLETFPEEPAQVQLQLLTATVKLFLKKPTEGPQQMIQVVLNNATVETDNPDLRDRAYIYWRLLSTDPEAAKDVVLAEKPVISDDSNQYDSSLLDELLANIATVSSVYHKPPETFITRVKTVQTTEEEYPDGIEGGYTETSSTLVADTGASPLPSSTTDAAAKQPVPAPVPDLLDLMGLDGGDDNAVSADHSMAAGPPLPVLLAAASGQGLEISGQMVRKDGQIFYSLIFENNANIPLDGFMIQFNKNTFGLAAGGPLQVPQIQPGTSARTLLPMVLFQNIAPGPPNSLLQIAVKNSQQPVWYFNDRLSLLVLFTEDGRMERSTFLETWKSLPDSNEVSKDIPSIVINNVEATIEQLGSSNMFFIAKRKNGNQEVLYLSAKLPKGIPFLIEITATIGVPGLKCAIKSPSPEMGPLFFEALETFLRG, encoded by the exons atgagcGGACACGATTCAAAGTATTTCTCCACAACTAAAAAAGGTGAAATCCCTGAGCTGAAAGAAGAACTCAATTCTCAGTATAAG GATAAGAGAAAAGATGCAGTTAAAAAGGTGATTGCGGCTATGACTGTTGGGAAGGATGTTTCATCACTATTCACGGATGTCCTCAACTGTATGCAGACTGAAAATTTGGAGCTCAAGAAGCTTGTTTACTTATATCTCATCAATTATGCTAAAAGTCAACCTGACTTGGCCATACTTGCAGTCAATACATTTGTGAAG GATACACAGGATCCGAATCCTTTGATTCGTGCTTTAGCTGTTAGAACAATGGGATGTATTCGAGTTGATAAAATCACAGAATATCTTTGTGATCCCCTCGAGAGGTGTCTCAAG GATGATGATCCGTATGTTCGAAAGACGGCTGCTATATGTGTTGCTAAACTTTATGACATTAATGCCGAGTTAGTTGAAGATAGGGGTTTTTTGGATGCTCTCAAGGATTTGATATCTGACAACAACCCTATGGTAGTAGCCAATGCTGTTGCAGCTCTTGCTGAAATCCAAGATAACAGCAGTAAACCCATCTTTGAGATCACCAGCAACACACTTACAAAGCTCCTCACAGCTCTTAATGAATGCACCGA GTGGGgtcaagtttttattttagatgCCCTTTCTAAGTACAAGGCCGCTGATGCTCGTGAAGCTGAAAATATTGTCGAGAGAGTCACTCCCAGACTACAACATGCAAATTCTGCTGTAGTTCTTTCAGCTGTTAAG ATGATTCTTCAACAAATGGAACTCATCACTAGTCCTGATGTTATTCGGAATCTCTGCAAGAAAATGGCCCCTCCTCTTGTAACATTACTTTCTGCAGAACCTGAGATTCAGTATGTTGCCTTAAGGAACATTAACCTTATTGTACAACGGCGTCCTACAATCCTTGCCCATGAAATTAAG GTGTTCTTCTGCAAGTACAATGATCCAATTTATGTGAAGATGGAGAAATTAGAGATCATGATAAAGCTTGCTTCTGATAGGAATATTGACCAG GTGCTATTGGAGTTTAAAGAATATGCCACTGAAGTAGATGTAGATTTTGTCAGAAAGGCTGTCCGTGCTATTGGACGTTGTGCTATCAAGTTAGAGAGAGCAGCTGAGCGTTGCATTAGTGTTCTTCTGGAGCTCAtcaaaattaaagtaaattatgTCGTTCAAGAAGCTATAATAGtcattaaagatatttttagaAGATATCCTAACAC TTATGAATCTATCATTGCAACACTCTGTGAGAGTCTGGATACTTTGGATGAGCCAGAGGCCAAG GCGTCAATGATTTGGATAATTGGTGAGTATGCTGAAAGAATTGATAATGCTGATGAACTTCTTGAAAGTTTTCTGGAGACTTTCCCTGAAGAACCTGCGCAAGTCCAATTGCAGTTATTGACAGCCACAGTCAAACTTTTTCTTAAGAAGCCAACTGAAGGACCACAGCAAATGATTCAG GTTGTATTGAACAATGCCACCGTGGAGACTGATAATCCAGATCTGCGAGATCGTGCTTACATATATTGGcgtcttctatcaactgatccCGAG GCTGCTAAAGATGTCGTTTTAGCTGAGAAGCCGGTGATCAGCGACGATTCGAATCAATATGATTCATCCCTTCTTGATGAGCTTCTAGCAAACATTGCTACGGTATCCTCTGTATATCATAAACCCCCTGAGACATTCATAACTCGTGTGAAAACTGTTCAAACAACAGAAGAAGAATACCCTGATGGTATTGAAGGAGGGTACACCGAAACATCGTCTACATTGGTTGCTGATACTGGTGCATCTCCTTTACCTTCTTCAACCACTGATGCTGCAGCTAAGCAGCCAGTTCCTGCTCCTGTGCCAGATTTACTTGATCTCATGGGTCTTGATGGAGGTGACGATAATGCTGTTTCGGCTGATCACTCAATGGCCGCTGG GCCTCCTCTGCCTGTTCTGTTAGCAGCGGCATCTGGTCAAGGTCTGGAAATTAGTGGGCAGATGGTACGGAAGGATGGTCAGATATTTTACAGTTTAATTTTCGAGAACAACGCAAATATCCCGTTAGATGGATTTATGATCCAGTTCAACAAGAATACTTTTGGCCTTGCAGCTGGTGGTCCCCTTCAG GTCCCGCAAATTCAACCAGGAACATCAGCAAGAACCCTTCTTCCTATGGTTCTGTTCCAGAATATAGCACCAGGTCCGCCAAACTCTCTTTTGCAGATTGCGGTAAAGAATAGTCAACAGCCCGTATGGTACTTTAATGATAGATTGTCATTACTTGTGTTGTTTACGGAAGATGGAAGAATGGAACGCTCTACCTTCCTTGAG ACATGGAAGTCATTACCAGACTCAAATGAGGTGTCAAAGGATATACCAAGCATTGTGATAAACAATGTGGAGGCAACCATAGAGCAGTTGGGTTCCTCCAACATGTTCTTCATTGCCAAACGTAAAAATGGGAATCAGGAGGTTTTATATCTCTCAGCCAAACTCCCTAAAGGAATCCCTTTCTTGATTGAAATTACCGCAACCATTGGTGTTCCCGGACTCAAGTGTGCCATAAAATCTCCAAGCCCCGAGATGGGTCCTTTATTCTTTGAAGCCCTTGAAACTTTCCTCAGAGGTTGA
- the LOC122602120 gene encoding uncharacterized protein LOC122602120 — translation MMEPELCSSRISSNFREESGDEELTVLPRHTKVIVTGNNRTKSVLVGLQGVVKKATVLGGWHWLVLKNGVEVKLQRNALSVLEHPTGLEDDDNFELDNSSCGSDVGEKDYFFSAPMAFSKPIKPRFRYTRPWDDRTSSTKIINRTSYKVAQSSIYPSYSRVNFAKLGTSTLWRYYSTFNLGNMHSNPSKEHLVNAIQKHFASQQVSEVEVIMEFINAAKRQKPRRMHRDRS, via the exons ATGATGGAACCCGAACTCTGTTCTTCAAGAATCTCGTCAAATTTTCGAGAAGAGAGTGGTGATGAAGAGCTTACAGTTCTTCCAAGGCATACAAAAGTTATTGTGACAGGAAACAACCGAACAAAATCTGTTTTGGTTGGTCTTCAAGGTGTCGTGAAAAAGGCTACTGTTCTTGGCGGTTGGCACTGGCTG GTTTTGAAGAATGGGGTCGAAGTGAAGCTACAAAGGAATGCTTTGAGTGTTCTTGAACACCCTACGGGTCTAGAAGATGATGACAATTTCGAACTAGATAATTCTAGTTGTGGCTCTGATGTTGGTGAAAAAGATTATTTCTTCT CTGCACCTATGGCGTTTAGCAAACCGATCAAGCCAAGGTTTCGGTATACAAGACCTTGGGATGATCGAACCTCGTCAACAAAGATTATTAACCGCACTAGTTACAAAGTAGCTCAATCCAGTATCTATCCAAGTTATTCT AGAGTCAATTTTGCGAAGCTTGGAACCAGCACGTTATGGCGATATTATAGCACCTTTAACCTG GGAAACATGCATTCTAATCCTTCAAAGGAACACCTGGTTAATGCCATCCAAAAGCATTTTGCTTCACAG CAAGTGAGTGAAGTGGAAGTGATAATGGAGTTCATTAATGCTGCGAAAAGACAGAAACCGAGAAGAATGCATAGGGACCGAAGTTGA